The following nucleotide sequence is from Pseudoliparis swirei isolate HS2019 ecotype Mariana Trench chromosome 7, NWPU_hadal_v1, whole genome shotgun sequence.
TAAACTCTTAATAAGCGAGGAGTTTTTTCTCTCCCAACCTGTTAACCAACACACCCTTCACTCTGACATTATCTCCACCACAGTATTCAAATGAAGTGTTCACAGAAACTAGGTGAAGCAGGTCTTCAAACCACGAGTACAGTGAGCCAAGACGGCCGAACATTTATTGTCGCAAAAGAACTTTAGATTTTAAACCAAGCGCTTTAAATATCTCCCCTTTTCAAATATTCTCAAGGCAATCCGTTGTTATTGCGCTGCGGTCCTTCTTTTCTTTAGACTTAGTCTGGAGACCGCAGCGGTGAATAAACAGGACGTCTTGCAACGTGCAGTTGAGTTTACTGAACTGCTCGATGCAACTAGACGAGCtgctgtttgaatgtgtgtttatgaaACTGTACAACAACAGCAAGGGTTCTGTCCCAGTGTGAGGAGTTATTACAAAGTTATACACTATCTTTGGTCATATTTCTCATATGCAGTacttctgaccccccccccccctccccctgcaatGTCAAGTCCACTAGGAGGACTGTGCTATATAGAAAACAAGTGCAATAGAGCCATATTAGAAAGCTTTGCATTGGTGTGACCGGGTTTGCGCAGACTCGGCTAAATTCCACCACACACGTCGTCTGGACTtctctctatacacacacacacagacgtccaCAGTCTGTCCCCTTCACTGAGGTCACAGTCCAACCTGAAAGAGCGAAGGCCACCAATTTGTCCGCTCTTGTATTAAATAAGACATTAACCATTGAAGTCCAGCTTTAAACTGCTAGAGAGCAGACTCCCACGTGAAAGACTGCATCAGTAGAAAGTCTCAAATACACTTCAGTGAAATGTCACGCAAGGGATCCCAGAGTTTCCTCCATGGCGAGTACAAAGTCGGGCTTCGGGTTTTACTTGACGTATTTCCTCTCCCAAGTTCCTAGTCCTCCAAAAGAAATAAGATGATCACCAGGTAGGCCTCTCCCAGTGCGGCGCGGGCTCTACAGGTCCTCCGTGTAGATGATACAGGGACTAAGATCCTCACTCGACTCCAGCTGCACCGTGGAGATGAACCAGCGGCGGGAGCCCGAGGCGTTGTAGTTGAGCGTGGTGCGGTACGAGTTCTTGGCGTGCTTTGGGTAGATGATGGTGGTGCTCTGGTAGCTGATGGGTTTCTGCCGCGGCTCCAGGTACACCTGGGACTTGTAGCTCCTCCACGTGCAGTTGCGCACCGCCACCACCGTCTCGCTGAAGGAAGTGGGCGTGGGAACAAGGGCGCAGTTCACCCGGTCCCGGTAGTGCTTGTCGGAGTCGTACTTGACCTCGGAGTTGCAcctgaaaaaaaggagaaggtgAGAACTCTTTAGAAACCCTTAGAGGAGCGGTCACTAGGTGGCACTGCTGACAAGAGCATAGAAATCGGATATGTGAAGCCGTGCGGCGATCCTGTGCCTGTGTGACGTCGCCTTACTTGATTTCCTGCTCTGGTTTGGGGTTGACCTCGATGCTCTCTCCGAAGAACACGGGGTACATGCGGGTCTTTGGGTCCGTGCTGGAGGAGTTCAGCAGCAGGTAGGGCAGCTGTGCAGAGGAAACAAAGGAGGAGTCACAATCTcacaaagacatgaacacatgaactgaTGAACTGATGGCAACCAGCCCGCCAACCAGTTCATTCAAGGaattccagtaaaaaaaaaagaaattccgTAATGGTCGGGGGTGTCAGCAGAGCCAGGAACCCAAATTAAAAACACTGACCGCCCCCACCCTCTCCAGGAAAACGCACTCCTCATGGGAACTCGCCTCGTCCGTGgctcgacaacaacaacaacaacagctattAGACAAGAAGCCCAGCAGTCGAGACACACTTCCATTTTATTTCAGAAAGTTACACCGTGTGGGTCCAACCGAGTGTTTGTGGTGAATACCTCTCTGGCTGGCTAGAGATGTGTGGTGACCATGGTGACACAACTTGTGTGTGTCCATAAGTGGTGTGTGAGTGGACTGAAAATAGGCTTGCAGACGTGGACTTAAAGTACTACAGTTTCCAGAACTGCAAgaactaataataatgatatgaaTCTCCAGAGCAGCTGGTAGTCTGAATAGTAGATGATACagtaaaataaattacaatcaGATGAAATTTAAATATTCTCTTTTTGTTCTGCTAGGTCTCATAGGAACACGGTGTCCACTAGACAGTCTCTAAATATGTGGCTGTGCCTTTGTCatatttcttgattcttgtgTAAATATGTTATTTATGGTTTCAAATAATCAAACATTGCTTTTGGGCATGTTTCTCAGGTTCATCTCAACTTgattcctccacctgctccacccattacacattacacacatgGAGATTTCTGGTGCATAAAATACTTTGGAAACCAAAATATGAAGTTATAGTTTCATCATAGTTTCATCATAGTTTCATAATCAATCAATCTGCTGATAATTTTCTCGATCAATCAATTATTTGTTTGGcctataaaatgtttttaaaataattgcGGAACACAATAAAATATTGCACAACGCAttctcatttaacccttgtgttgccttcgggtcattttgacccgattcaatatttaaccctcctgtcgccttcgggtcaatttgacccgattcaatgtttaatgtcggtgttctttcgggagtcaacaaacaaacataaagtacctcacacttaaacttggaaaacaatattaattctaataattttctggagattttaatagctggggtcatattgacctcaagggtaaaatatgttagtaaatataaaggtgtcacaccctgttctgttttctcctgtgttccatgtctcctatgcctcctgtgtcttctctgtcttaatttgtcattccctacacctgccctcagcctctcctgatcgtgtcattccctgcacctgccctcagccactcttgtctcgttactgtctgatgtcgtacacctgtttccccccctatatattgtgtcagtctttcccttgtctgctgtaggattgtcgtctctggttccttgtccttttcccgtcgtcctgtccatATTCCTGATCTTGCCTGCTTCGAGCCTGTCCGCCTCGTCCTGTccatgttcctgatcctgcctgcttcgaccctgcctgcctgtcttcctgccccttttggaccttgtttattttctaactgttttgcctcattaaaaagcgcctttttgttatttacacttcgtccagcctgtctctctgcgcctgagcctcaccccgacACAAGAACGTGacaaaaggtaacaggagggtgaaacattgaatcgggtcgaattgacccgaaggcaacacaagggttaagaagttGAAACCGGTTTAGTTTTTGCATTTTAACCCTTTTAATTACCGATTACTTTAGCCTAATTTTCTTTCCATCGACTTATTGATAATTTGGAATTAAATTGGTTGAAGAGTAAATAGATGGATGACGCatagatgaataaataataaatacctcCCTAATAAGCTCCAACAAACCAGTCCAGAGTGTCACAAACTCCCTCTAGAAATCaacttaattaaataaatcaattaacaCAGAGCATTTGTCTGAACAGGGCAGAACACCAGATGGGATACAGATACTCCACCAACTGGACCAACCAGAGCTGCTTTAGTACTGACCCATGACCTCTGAGTGTCCCCTCTGGAGCCATAAGGGGACAGACAGAGCTGCACCAATCAGAATCACCGGTGTGTGTGCAATCCGAATCAAATGGCACCTCCACCACTACTCCGACACCTCTCACGTTACACAGGGGAGGCTGTCACATGCTGTGGTTTGGCCGCCGTTCAGCACACATGACGAGCAGGCCAAGGGCACGGCGGGTGGCTGCGTGGAGCTCGTCTTACCTCCGGCCCGCGATCATCACCGCACACTCTCCCAACGGAGGAGCTGAACTTCTGCACAGCTGctagataaaaaaacaaaatggaggagaaaaaaaggattcGCCCACGGGGCGGTTCACTTTCTGCTGCTACTTCATGATCTAAAAACACTGTCCGAGCATGTGATGCTCTCGATGTGTCCGCTGCTCCGGCACGG
It contains:
- the rflna gene encoding refilin-A isoform X1, which codes for MVGHLHLQAMDDSLKGKNREGLLDSPDSGLPPSPSPPFCSISPGLVVSGSGSCTTPVESHHGYYKKESREGKLLPYLLLNSSSTDPKTRMYPVFFGESIEVNPKPEQEIKCNSEVKYDSDKHYRDRVNCALVPTPTSFSETVVAVRNCTWRSYKSQVYLEPRQKPISYQSTTIIYPKHAKNSYRTTLNYNASGSRRWFISTVQLESSEDLSPCIIYTEDL
- the rflna gene encoding refilin-A isoform X2, which encodes MYPVFFGESIEVNPKPEQEIKCNSEVKYDSDKHYRDRVNCALVPTPTSFSETVVAVRNCTWRSYKSQVYLEPRQKPISYQSTTIIYPKHAKNSYRTTLNYNASGSRRWFISTVQLESSEDLSPCIIYTEDL